One Faecalicatena sp. Marseille-Q4148 DNA window includes the following coding sequences:
- a CDS encoding response regulator transcription factor, with translation MFYIAICDDDEKSVSILKEKMLSVLKKINIVADISLYTQSQSLQYDIQEGKYFDLILSDIEMPNIDGMHLAQYVKKYLSDVIIIFITSYTKYAIDAFELAIFRYIPKNSLDIKFEHAIRDAFKLIMGRSNQVYCIDMPSRVERILHQKILYIEREGKNSVLALTDGSITKVRKSLADVMKELASKDFMFIDRGTIVNIQYIVKIKDDYVELKDGVRLLASHAKMEQVKQAINSYWEARI, from the coding sequence ATGTTTTATATTGCTATATGTGATGATGATGAAAAGTCTGTAAGTATTTTGAAGGAAAAAATGTTATCAGTGTTAAAAAAGATTAATATTGTTGCTGATATTTCCTTATATACGCAGAGCCAGTCATTGCAGTATGATATTCAAGAGGGGAAATATTTTGATTTAATCTTAAGTGATATTGAGATGCCGAATATAGATGGGATGCATTTGGCTCAGTATGTGAAGAAATACTTGTCTGATGTGATTATTATTTTTATCACTTCGTATACCAAATATGCAATCGATGCTTTTGAATTAGCTATTTTCCGATATATACCTAAAAATTCCTTGGATATAAAGTTTGAACATGCCATACGGGATGCGTTTAAATTAATTATGGGAAGATCAAATCAGGTATATTGTATCGATATGCCTAGCAGGGTAGAACGAATATTGCATCAGAAAATTCTTTATATAGAAAGAGAAGGTAAAAATTCGGTTTTAGCGTTGACTGATGGAAGCATAACAAAAGTAAGAAAGAGTTTAGCTGATGTTATGAAGGAGTTGGCTTCTAAGGATTTTATGTTTATTGACCGAGGGACGATTGTAAATATACAATATATTGTGAAAATCAAAGATGACTATGTAGAACTTAAGGATGGCGTTCGTTTATTGGCAAGTCATGCTAAAATGGAACAGGTCAAACAGGCGATTAATTCGTATTGGGAGGCACGTATATGA
- a CDS encoding GHKL domain-containing protein yields the protein MSFVYQMIEYAGTFIELYVAYLVFAILFGKDKRIEIPYMNLFFASIGAIGTVLLNNIVLVSNVTLTIVWIYLSVTGIFLYKVRKISVFVVASFYLICLSSFDILVITLAASFYGGMETITKVMEEMGDIRVILMIVVKTLWVLTYIVLRKYLRKISVNINSGYVAILIPIIGFCGHFFMVNDVRMAFNRTMPLIWFMAICVLILIIFIVYFFSERQKEQFKVNFLEMRTKLLSEKYDSINEIYRDNSKLYHDLNNHLNVLYHILDDEHVEEAKEYIKEISKPILRLCNTVWTGIDVVDVVINSKLQRMQELHIESDINVELPENSNISSNDLCTILSNIIDNAIEATEQLPENKWIHITMRRINYFLFIKVVNSCNDVKKFEMLPNTTKENKMFHGWGLQSVSDVVKKYEGTLECVNEKGEFIVKIMLPFDAKQL from the coding sequence ATGAGTTTCGTGTATCAAATGATAGAATATGCAGGAACTTTTATTGAGCTTTATGTTGCGTATTTGGTTTTTGCGATACTATTTGGAAAAGATAAAAGAATAGAGATTCCATATATGAATTTGTTTTTTGCAAGTATAGGGGCAATTGGAACAGTTCTGCTTAACAATATTGTTTTAGTTTCTAATGTGACGTTAACGATAGTATGGATATACTTGAGTGTAACGGGAATTTTTCTGTATAAAGTTCGAAAAATTTCTGTTTTTGTAGTGGCAAGTTTTTACCTGATATGTTTGAGTTCTTTTGACATTTTAGTGATAACGTTAGCTGCAAGCTTTTATGGTGGTATGGAAACTATAACAAAAGTAATGGAAGAGATGGGGGATATTAGAGTAATACTGATGATTGTTGTAAAAACTTTATGGGTATTGACGTATATTGTCCTCCGTAAATATTTACGAAAGATTTCGGTAAATATTAATTCTGGGTATGTAGCTATACTAATACCTATAATTGGCTTTTGCGGGCATTTTTTTATGGTGAATGACGTGCGAATGGCATTTAATAGAACGATGCCATTAATCTGGTTTATGGCTATTTGTGTTTTGATTCTAATCATATTTATTGTATATTTTTTTTCAGAGCGTCAGAAAGAACAATTCAAAGTAAATTTTCTGGAAATGCGAACGAAGCTTTTGAGTGAAAAATATGACTCTATTAATGAGATTTATAGAGATAATTCGAAATTGTATCATGATTTGAACAATCATTTGAATGTCTTGTATCATATATTGGATGATGAACATGTAGAGGAAGCAAAAGAATATATCAAAGAGATAAGCAAACCTATTCTGAGGTTGTGTAATACGGTTTGGACAGGTATAGATGTAGTTGATGTAGTGATAAATAGTAAATTACAGAGAATGCAGGAATTACATATTGAATCAGACATTAATGTTGAACTTCCTGAGAACAGCAATATATCGTCAAATGATTTATGCACGATATTGTCCAATATTATTGATAATGCGATTGAAGCAACAGAGCAATTACCGGAAAATAAGTGGATTCATATTACAATGCGTCGGATAAATTATTTCCTGTTCATTAAAGTGGTAAATTCGTGTAACGATGTGAAGAAATTTGAAATGCTTCCAAATACTACGAAAGAGAATAAAATGTTTCATGGATGGGGATTACAGAGCGTTTCAGATGTTGTAAAGAAGTATGAGGGAACGTTAGAGTGTGTGAATGAAAAAGGAGAGTTTATTGTAAAAATAATGTTGCCATTTGATGCAAAGCAACTGTAG
- a CDS encoding ABC transporter ATP-binding protein — MELKITNLTKEFGQFTAVDHLNITMTSGVYGLLGVNGAGKTTLMRMLCTLLRPTSGKITCNGRDILKLDEKYREILGYLPQDFGYYPDFTIENYLLYIASIKGIRPAVAKKRVKELIVGVGLQKAARKKMKQLSGGMLRRAGIAQAMLNDPKILILDEPTAGLDPNERIRFRNLISELAENRLVLLSTHIVSDVEYIANEILLMKEGKILYNGTADELLGMMEEVVWKCYVNKSEVEKYMRKYKISNMKSEAHGVELRIISAKKPMADAELVEANLEDLFLYYFGEKAGDNNAEF; from the coding sequence ATGGAACTTAAGATTACGAATCTTACAAAAGAATTTGGACAGTTTACCGCAGTAGACCATTTGAACATCACCATGACAAGCGGTGTGTATGGTCTGCTGGGTGTAAATGGTGCAGGAAAAACAACACTTATGCGTATGCTTTGTACGTTGCTTCGTCCTACAAGTGGAAAGATTACCTGTAATGGGCGTGATATTTTAAAACTCGATGAAAAATACAGAGAAATTCTAGGGTACCTTCCGCAAGATTTTGGCTATTACCCGGATTTTACGATAGAAAATTATCTGCTGTATATTGCATCCATCAAGGGGATTCGTCCGGCGGTAGCTAAAAAGAGAGTTAAGGAACTGATTGTGGGAGTAGGACTTCAAAAGGCGGCAAGAAAGAAAATGAAACAGTTATCTGGAGGTATGCTGCGAAGAGCGGGAATTGCACAGGCAATGTTAAATGATCCGAAAATACTGATATTGGATGAGCCGACAGCAGGACTTGATCCAAACGAGCGTATCCGGTTCCGAAACCTGATTAGTGAATTGGCTGAAAATCGGCTGGTTCTCTTATCAACGCACATTGTTTCAGATGTTGAGTATATTGCGAATGAAATATTGCTGATGAAAGAAGGAAAAATCCTTTACAACGGTACTGCAGATGAATTGTTGGGAATGATGGAAGAGGTTGTTTGGAAGTGCTATGTAAATAAAAGCGAAGTGGAAAAGTACATGAGGAAATATAAGATTTCTAACATGAAGTCGGAAGCTCACGGTGTGGAACTTCGGATTATTTCGGCGAAAAAACCGATGGCGGATGCAGAGCTTGTGGAGGCAAATCTGGAGGATTTATTCTTGTACTATTTTGGAGAAAAGGCAGGTGACAACAATGCTGAATTTTGA
- a CDS encoding ABC transporter permease: MLNFEIRKILVKPVNKIVLFVLAAMLLAGSLLTLRDVTYTTENGEVLRGISAAKELKSAKNEWKGELTEDVLRQVIEENKKILAETPDLDEASVKQQGLRDIHEMLNNGFAGFDEWDYYRADSLSPEEAAGIYQIRVDSLKEYLSREEIKDSFSEKEKEFLINQWENLKTPFYYEYAEGWKALLDSQYLPTLMTLLVVILGTLAAGIFSDEYSQKADAIFFSSKLGRNKAILSKISTGFLMTTVLYWASLLLFTVIILGALGIGGADCPVQLGESNWMSMYNWTYLQKYFYVTIGGYVGVMFIIFLTMAVSALTRSTVIAVVIPFALSCAPMFLGRIPVLTRIVTFFPDMLLRICTYHDEFLLCEIGGKVMGVFTLLIPLYLTLCIVTVPVLYLIYKKAEVK, from the coding sequence ATGCTGAATTTTGAAATTAGAAAAATTCTTGTGAAGCCGGTGAATAAGATCGTACTTTTTGTTCTGGCGGCAATGTTGTTAGCGGGAAGTCTTCTTACTCTTAGAGATGTGACGTATACGACAGAAAATGGAGAAGTGCTTCGAGGAATTTCTGCTGCAAAAGAACTTAAGTCTGCAAAAAATGAATGGAAAGGTGAGTTGACTGAGGATGTATTAAGGCAGGTAATAGAGGAAAACAAAAAGATTCTTGCGGAAACACCTGATCTTGATGAAGCGTCTGTGAAGCAGCAGGGACTTAGGGATATTCATGAGATGTTAAATAACGGATTTGCCGGATTCGATGAGTGGGATTATTACCGTGCAGACAGCTTATCACCGGAGGAGGCGGCAGGTATTTATCAGATAAGAGTGGATAGTCTGAAAGAATATCTTTCCAGAGAGGAGATAAAGGATAGTTTTTCGGAAAAAGAAAAAGAGTTCTTGATCAACCAATGGGAGAACCTCAAGACACCTTTTTATTACGAATATGCAGAAGGATGGAAAGCACTTTTAGATTCGCAGTATCTTCCGACTTTGATGACGCTATTAGTTGTGATTCTCGGCACACTTGCAGCGGGGATTTTTTCAGATGAGTATTCGCAGAAAGCGGACGCCATATTCTTTTCCAGTAAATTGGGAAGAAATAAAGCTATTTTATCTAAAATCAGCACAGGTTTTCTGATGACGACCGTTTTATACTGGGCATCGCTACTTCTCTTTACCGTAATTATACTGGGGGCTTTAGGCATCGGCGGGGCTGATTGTCCGGTACAGCTTGGGGAAAGCAATTGGATGAGTATGTATAATTGGACTTACCTGCAAAAATATTTCTATGTTACAATCGGTGGATATGTTGGAGTTATGTTTATTATCTTTTTGACGATGGCTGTATCGGCGTTGACGCGTTCTACTGTAATTGCGGTTGTGATTCCGTTTGCATTATCCTGTGCGCCGATGTTTCTGGGAAGAATTCCGGTTCTTACACGTATCGTAACATTTTTCCCGGATATGCTGCTGAGGATATGCACATACCACGACGAGTTTCTTTTGTGTGAAATCGGCGGAAAAGTAATGGGAGTCTTTACACTCCTAATACCATTATATCTGACACTTTGTATCGTGACTGTTCCGGTATTGTATCTAATATATAAAAAGGCAGAAGTGAAATAA